One window of the Allorhizobium ampelinum S4 genome contains the following:
- a CDS encoding glycosyltransferase family 2 protein, protein MELSVVVPFMNEEDNIGRMIERVMEALKDFGKPWELIVIDDGSTDRTLSRAQAYIGREGLDLKIIEFQRNFGQAAGLQAGFDAARGRLIASLDGDLQNDPHDIPGMIVELESRDLDLLCGWRKARQDALVLRKIPSWCANRLIGKVTGVRIHDYGCGLKLYRAHIIKQISIMGGMHRFIPAWVASVIPSSRIGETVVNHHARQFGTSKYGISRTARVVLDLLAVLFFMRFRQRPGHFFGMIGFFIGTISALILFYLFVIKLMGEDIGTRPLLLVGVMLFLASIQMITTGIVAEMLTRSYDTPRAYVIRKTYDQAPDTKDI, encoded by the coding sequence ATTGAACTGTCGGTCGTCGTGCCATTCATGAACGAAGAAGACAATATTGGTCGCATGATCGAGCGGGTGATGGAAGCGCTGAAGGATTTCGGCAAGCCCTGGGAACTGATCGTCATCGATGACGGCTCCACCGACCGGACATTGAGCCGGGCGCAGGCCTATATCGGTCGGGAGGGCCTGGACCTGAAAATCATCGAATTTCAGCGCAATTTCGGCCAGGCAGCGGGCCTTCAGGCCGGTTTCGACGCCGCACGCGGACGGCTGATCGCGTCGCTGGACGGCGACCTGCAAAACGACCCGCACGATATCCCCGGCATGATCGTAGAGTTGGAAAGCCGCGATCTGGACCTGCTCTGCGGCTGGCGCAAGGCCAGGCAGGATGCGCTTGTGCTGCGCAAGATCCCCTCCTGGTGCGCCAACCGGCTGATCGGCAAGGTCACCGGCGTGCGCATCCATGATTATGGCTGCGGGCTGAAGCTGTACCGCGCCCATATCATCAAACAGATCAGCATCATGGGCGGCATGCACCGCTTCATCCCGGCCTGGGTCGCCAGCGTCATTCCATCGTCGCGGATCGGCGAAACTGTGGTCAATCACCATGCCCGCCAGTTCGGCACCTCGAAATACGGTATTTCCCGCACCGCCCGCGTCGTGCTCGATCTGCTGGCCGTGCTGTTCTTCATGCGGTTTCGGCAGAGGCCCGGCCATTTCTTCGGGATGATCGGATTTTTCATCGGCACGATCAGCGCGCTGATCCTGTTCTATCTGTTCGTCATCAAGCTGATGGGCGAGGATATCGGCACGCGGCCGCTGCTGCTGGTTGGCGTCATGCTGTTCCTGGCATCGATCCAGATGATCACCACTGGTATTGTCGCGGAAATGCTGACCCGTTCCTACGATACACCGCGTGCCTATGTGATCCGCAAAACCTACGACCAGGCACCGGATACCAAGGATATCTGA
- a CDS encoding lysylphosphatidylglycerol synthase domain-containing protein, with the protein MTSIDQSHRKSWIKRHGVSLIAFIAIAAYVVFVEAVWGWSMVLQEWQALGLSTVLLALGLLVSTSLVRAWRIYDYFPRQTSGRFTALFHLAQVHNLLNILLPFRSGETSFPLLMRSEFSVPLLSGTSALLVMRLLDLHALLAAAGLGLVLGRPQPQVWGMAWLLFLVLPLIGFALKRPAILFAKTRFSGRLLKMVEGVEAGLPAHKGAFFRAWAMTIVTWGTKVLVFAWVLSLMQVTPLSAAFGGALGGELSSVLPFHAPAGVGTYPAGIVAGAAALGAAVQDMDGLAKSAVNLHLIVIVSALLSAALSLALHAVFPSPVRKP; encoded by the coding sequence ATGACCTCAATCGATCAAAGTCACCGCAAATCGTGGATAAAGCGCCATGGTGTTTCACTCATCGCCTTTATCGCCATTGCCGCTTATGTGGTTTTTGTCGAAGCCGTCTGGGGCTGGTCCATGGTGCTGCAAGAGTGGCAGGCACTGGGCCTTTCAACAGTGCTACTGGCGCTGGGCCTGTTGGTGTCCACCTCTCTGGTGCGGGCATGGCGGATCTACGATTATTTCCCACGCCAAACCTCGGGCCGATTCACCGCGCTGTTTCATCTGGCACAGGTCCATAATCTCCTCAATATTCTTTTGCCGTTTCGAAGTGGTGAGACCAGCTTTCCGCTGCTGATGCGCTCGGAGTTTTCCGTGCCGCTATTGTCAGGCACTTCGGCGCTGCTGGTCATGCGGCTCTTGGATCTGCATGCGCTTCTGGCTGCCGCCGGTCTCGGACTGGTGCTGGGAAGGCCGCAGCCGCAAGTGTGGGGAATGGCTTGGCTGCTGTTTCTGGTCCTGCCGCTGATCGGTTTTGCCTTGAAACGCCCGGCAATCCTGTTTGCCAAGACGCGATTTTCCGGCAGGTTGCTGAAGATGGTCGAAGGCGTGGAGGCAGGACTGCCTGCGCATAAAGGGGCGTTTTTCCGGGCCTGGGCCATGACCATCGTCACTTGGGGGACCAAGGTTCTGGTGTTTGCCTGGGTGTTGAGCCTGATGCAGGTAACGCCGCTATCGGCGGCTTTTGGCGGAGCACTGGGCGGAGAGCTTTCCTCCGTCCTGCCCTTTCATGCGCCCGCTGGTGTCGGTACCTACCCGGCTGGCATCGTCGCCGGTGCAGCCGCTCTGGGAGCGGCTGTGCAGGACATGGACGGATTGGCCAAGTCCGCCGTCAATCTACATCTGATCGTCATTGTCTCGGCTTTGCTCAGTGCAGCGCTCTCGCTGGCGCTGCACGCGGTTTTCCCGTCGCCTGTGCGAAAGCCCTGA
- a CDS encoding AMP nucleosidase: MSNRIVNSIPGPIPVTIISPPAYEARLFADAREAVDAITEIYERNTAFLIDAFTALANGAPIEGRYRAFYPQVSIETNSFGHLDTRLSYGHVTSPGIYTTTLTNPKLFRHYLKEQLSLLMRNHQVPVKVSESTTPIPLHFAFGEGAHVEASATGFSDIQLRDIFDTPDLSTTDDEIANGEYEPPAGEPFPLAPFTAQRIDYSLARLSHYTATSAKHFQNFVLFTNYQFYVDEFCAYARTLMANGGEGYTAFVEPGNITTLAGENAPSSGAPLGRLPQMPAYHLKMKGHAGITMVNIGVGPSNAKTITDHVAVLRPHAWLMLGHCAGLRNSQRLGDYVLAHAYMREDHVLDDDLPVWVPIPALAEVQLALEDAVEEITGYEGFELKRIMRTGTVATIDNRNWELRDQRGPVKRLSQSRAIALDMESATIAANGFRFRVPYGTLLCVSDKPLHGELKLPGMATAFYKTQVSQHLQIGIRALQKLGAMPTEKLHSRKLRSFFETAFQ, from the coding sequence ATGAGCAATAGAATCGTCAATTCCATCCCTGGGCCTATCCCTGTCACCATCATCAGCCCACCCGCTTACGAGGCAAGGCTGTTTGCCGACGCCCGCGAGGCCGTTGATGCGATTACAGAGATTTATGAGCGCAATACGGCGTTTCTCATCGATGCGTTTACAGCCCTTGCCAATGGCGCACCGATAGAGGGCCGTTATCGGGCCTTCTATCCGCAGGTCAGTATCGAGACCAATAGTTTCGGCCATCTGGATACCCGACTTTCCTATGGCCATGTCACCTCGCCGGGCATCTATACGACGACGCTGACCAATCCGAAATTGTTTCGCCATTACCTGAAGGAACAGCTGTCCCTGCTGATGCGCAATCATCAGGTTCCGGTCAAGGTCAGTGAATCGACAACGCCGATCCCGTTGCATTTTGCCTTCGGCGAAGGCGCCCATGTCGAGGCCTCGGCTACCGGCTTTTCCGATATCCAGTTGCGCGATATTTTCGACACGCCTGATCTGTCGACCACAGACGATGAAATCGCCAATGGCGAATATGAGCCGCCAGCCGGTGAACCGTTTCCACTGGCGCCTTTCACGGCGCAGCGGATCGATTATTCGCTGGCGCGGCTGTCGCATTATACCGCGACCAGCGCCAAGCATTTTCAGAACTTCGTGCTGTTCACCAACTACCAGTTTTACGTCGATGAATTCTGCGCCTATGCCCGCACCCTGATGGCCAATGGCGGCGAAGGCTATACGGCCTTTGTCGAGCCGGGCAATATCACTACTCTGGCCGGTGAAAATGCGCCCTCCTCCGGCGCGCCGCTTGGCCGCCTGCCACAAATGCCAGCCTATCACCTGAAAATGAAGGGTCATGCTGGCATTACCATGGTCAATATCGGCGTTGGCCCGTCCAACGCCAAGACAATCACCGACCACGTGGCCGTGCTGCGCCCACATGCCTGGCTGATGCTTGGCCACTGCGCCGGTCTGCGCAACAGCCAGCGGCTGGGTGATTATGTGTTGGCCCATGCCTATATGCGCGAAGACCACGTGCTGGACGACGACCTTCCGGTCTGGGTACCGATCCCGGCGCTGGCCGAAGTGCAGCTGGCACTGGAAGATGCGGTAGAGGAAATCACCGGTTATGAGGGCTTCGAGCTGAAGCGGATTATGCGCACTGGCACGGTAGCCACCATTGATAATCGCAATTGGGAACTGCGCGACCAGCGCGGCCCGGTGAAGCGCCTGTCACAATCGCGCGCCATTGCGCTCGACATGGAATCGGCAACGATTGCCGCCAATGGCTTCCGCTTCCGCGTTCCCTATGGCACTTTGCTCTGCGTGTCCGACAAGCCGCTGCATGGCGAATTGAAACTGCCGGGCATGGCGACGGCTTTCTACAAGACCCAGGTCAGCCAGCATTTGCAGATCGGCATCCGTGCATTGCAGAAGCTCGGTGCGATGCCGACAGAAAAGCTGCATTCACGCAAGCTGAGAAGCTTTTTCGAGACGGCCTTCCAGTAA
- a CDS encoding glutathione S-transferase family protein: MTAPIELYYWPTPNGWKISILLEELGLPYEVTYINIGKGEQFAPDFLKISPNNRMPAIIDPDGPGGAPISVFESGAILQYLGRKTGKFYPMDERARVEVDQWLFWQMGGLGPMAGQAHHFRQYAPEKIEYGINRYTNEVNRLYGVMNKRLADREFLAGDYSIADMACIGWVVPHANQGQDLNDFPHLKRWFEAMMERPAVKAGIAVGAERRSNVATDEEAKKVLFGQKAR, encoded by the coding sequence ATGACAGCGCCTATCGAGCTTTATTACTGGCCCACGCCGAACGGCTGGAAGATTTCCATTCTCTTGGAAGAACTCGGCCTGCCCTATGAGGTGACCTACATCAATATCGGCAAGGGCGAGCAATTCGCGCCGGATTTCCTGAAAATTTCCCCCAATAACCGTATGCCAGCGATCATCGATCCGGACGGTCCGGGCGGAGCGCCGATATCCGTGTTCGAATCTGGCGCCATTCTGCAATATCTCGGGCGCAAGACCGGCAAATTTTACCCGATGGACGAGCGCGCCCGAGTCGAGGTGGATCAGTGGCTGTTCTGGCAGATGGGCGGCCTTGGCCCGATGGCCGGACAAGCGCATCATTTCCGCCAATATGCGCCGGAAAAGATCGAATACGGCATCAACCGCTATACCAATGAAGTCAATCGGCTCTATGGCGTGATGAACAAGCGGCTGGCGGATCGGGAATTTCTGGCGGGCGATTATTCCATTGCCGACATGGCCTGCATCGGCTGGGTCGTACCCCATGCCAATCAGGGACAGGACCTCAACGATTTCCCTCATCTGAAGCGCTGGTTTGAGGCGATGATGGAACGCCCGGCGGTCAAGGCCGGTATTGCTGTTGGCGCCGAGCGGCGCAGCAATGTCGCCACCGATGAGGAAGCCAAGAAAGTCCTGTTTGGCCAAAAGGCGCGATAA
- a CDS encoding DUF2147 domain-containing protein: MKTILLAAGLLALSLTSVSAAEPIEGKWKTASGETAEIASCGTAFCITLKTGKHAGKQIGKLSGASASYTGEVTDPDNDKTYSGSANVQGKSLNLKGCVLAVLCKSQTWTRL; encoded by the coding sequence ATGAAAACTATTCTACTCGCAGCCGGACTACTGGCCTTGAGCCTGACAAGCGTCAGCGCGGCAGAGCCGATCGAAGGCAAATGGAAGACGGCGAGCGGTGAAACTGCCGAGATCGCCAGCTGTGGCACAGCCTTTTGCATCACCCTGAAGACGGGCAAGCATGCAGGCAAGCAAATCGGCAAGCTGAGTGGCGCAAGTGCCAGCTATACCGGCGAAGTCACCGATCCGGATAATGACAAGACCTATTCCGGCTCGGCAAATGTCCAGGGCAAATCCCTCAATTTGAAGGGCTGCGTGCTGGCCGTACTGTGCAAGAGCCAGACCTGGACCAGACTGTAA
- a CDS encoding SEL1-like repeat protein — MARFDMQADDMATIGGQPQADIFRIMGLMYATGRGCEQDLVSAHKWLNIAAIKGCDRSVGLRSDLASTMTKSQLAEALRDAREWMTSH, encoded by the coding sequence ATGGCACGTTTCGATATGCAGGCAGACGATATGGCCACGATTGGTGGTCAGCCACAGGCTGATATCTTTCGGATCATGGGCCTGATGTATGCCACCGGTCGTGGCTGCGAGCAGGATCTGGTGTCTGCCCATAAATGGCTGAATATCGCCGCGATCAAAGGCTGTGACCGCTCCGTCGGCCTCCGCTCCGATCTGGCCTCGACCATGACCAAAAGCCAGCTGGCCGAAGCGTTGCGTGACGCCCGTGAATGGATGACCTCCCACTGA
- a CDS encoding pyridoxal phosphate-dependent aminotransferase has product MSSFSRFTPLISRLPATVPFVGPEAIERQRNLPVKARIGANESGFGPSPKVHLALQAASSDIWKYADPENFDLKAALAAHYGLAADNFAVGEGVDDLLGLTVRLVIEQGLPVVTSLGGYPTFNFHVNGFGGQLVTVPYRQDREDLDGLLEAVRRENAPLAYLANPDNPMGSWHESHDVVAFARALPETCLLILDEAYSETAPAGSIPAVDALIDLPNVLRMRTFSKAYGLAGARIGYAIGTPGTVSAFDKIRNHFGMVRTSVAAALAALADQDYLTATVARIIAARERISSIARQNGLQPLASATNFVAVDCGRDPAYARSIVDGLMQHGVFIRMPGVAPLNRCIRISAGLPEDLDLLEQALPIVLRDIG; this is encoded by the coding sequence ATGTCATCCTTTTCGCGGTTTACACCGCTTATCTCCCGCCTGCCCGCGACCGTTCCCTTTGTCGGCCCCGAGGCTATCGAGCGCCAGCGTAATCTGCCGGTCAAGGCCAGGATCGGTGCCAATGAAAGCGGCTTCGGCCCCTCGCCCAAAGTTCACTTGGCGTTGCAGGCTGCCTCATCCGACATTTGGAAATATGCCGATCCTGAAAATTTCGATCTGAAGGCCGCCTTGGCCGCACATTATGGCCTTGCCGCCGATAATTTTGCGGTTGGCGAAGGCGTCGATGATCTTCTAGGCCTGACCGTGCGGCTGGTGATCGAACAGGGTTTGCCGGTCGTCACTTCGCTTGGCGGTTATCCGACCTTCAATTTTCACGTCAATGGCTTTGGCGGGCAACTGGTGACGGTGCCCTATCGGCAGGACCGCGAGGATCTCGACGGTTTGCTGGAGGCGGTGCGCCGCGAAAATGCGCCGCTGGCCTACCTCGCCAATCCCGACAATCCGATGGGAAGCTGGCATGAAAGCCACGACGTCGTCGCCTTTGCCCGCGCCTTGCCGGAGACATGTCTGCTCATTTTGGACGAAGCCTACAGCGAAACTGCCCCGGCAGGCAGCATCCCTGCTGTCGATGCGCTGATCGATCTACCGAATGTGCTGCGGATGCGGACATTTTCCAAGGCTTACGGCCTGGCCGGGGCACGGATCGGCTATGCGATCGGCACGCCTGGAACGGTGTCTGCCTTCGACAAGATCCGCAATCATTTCGGCATGGTGCGAACATCCGTCGCCGCAGCTCTGGCCGCCCTCGCCGACCAGGATTATCTGACCGCAACCGTCGCGCGGATCATCGCGGCGCGGGAGAGAATTTCGTCGATTGCCCGCCAGAATGGCCTGCAACCATTGGCCTCAGCGACCAATTTCGTGGCGGTGGATTGCGGCCGCGACCCGGCTTATGCCCGCTCTATTGTCGATGGATTGATGCAGCATGGCGTGTTTATCCGCATGCCGGGCGTGGCGCCGCTCAATCGCTGTATCCGCATCAGCGCTGGCTTGCCGGAGGATCTCGATTTGCTGGAACAGGCGCTGCCAATCGTGCTGCGCGATATCGGCTAA
- a CDS encoding PilZ domain-containing protein — MLQGTHLASVTSEMYERRWDRYQVRRPARIMAVRAGLSGVTMRSATVLDISRGGAGLELDTGIGLGSHYYLEVLGIATRIGCAEAFRNGTRAGVKFLMPISEVLLQRIIRTDFVMSADRTKDNAGKTVEPGTGRLAR; from the coding sequence ATGCTGCAAGGAACCCATCTAGCGTCCGTCACTTCAGAAATGTATGAGCGGCGCTGGGACCGTTACCAGGTTCGTCGGCCGGCTCGTATCATGGCGGTCCGTGCAGGTTTGAGCGGCGTGACCATGCGCAGCGCCACGGTGCTGGATATTTCTCGCGGTGGCGCCGGTCTCGAATTGGATACGGGTATCGGCCTTGGCAGCCATTACTATCTGGAGGTGCTAGGGATTGCTACGCGCATTGGCTGTGCCGAAGCTTTTCGCAACGGCACAAGGGCTGGTGTCAAATTCCTGATGCCGATTTCAGAAGTCTTGTTGCAACGGATTATCCGTACCGACTTCGTCATGAGCGCCGACCGCACCAAGGACAATGCGGGAAAGACCGTTGAGCCAGGAACAGGCAGACTTGCCAGGTGA
- a CDS encoding NAD(P)/FAD-dependent oxidoreductase, which yields MENSLVIVGAGQAGFSVASKLRALNDQRPITMICLAPELPYQRPPLSKKYLIGEMSFDRLLLRPAQWYDENAITMRLSSWVEEIDRPKKLLRLQDGSSLSYDTLVLATGSTPRGLPQEIGGNLAGVYTIRNKADADRLAEVMKPGRRLLIIGGGYIGLEAAAVARHLGLEVTVIEMADRILARVAAKETADFIRAVHQGHGVMIRENMGLKRLLGKNDIVTAAELSDGSRLDVDLVIVGIGATANDGLARNAGLNVQNGIIVDSYARTSDPNIFAAGDCALLPWGEGAVRLESVQNAVDQGEAIAMVLAGGTTPYTPKPWFWSDQYDLKLQIAGLNLGYDETIIRPGMREGSLSVWYYRQDRFLAVDAINDAKAYVTAKKLLEAGGSADKAIIGNPQEDLKQLLA from the coding sequence GTGGAAAATTCATTGGTGATTGTCGGCGCAGGGCAGGCCGGTTTTTCTGTTGCGTCAAAACTACGGGCACTGAACGACCAACGACCGATTACCATGATTTGCCTTGCGCCGGAATTACCCTATCAGCGCCCACCGCTTTCAAAAAAATATCTGATCGGTGAAATGAGTTTTGATCGACTGCTGTTGCGGCCCGCCCAATGGTACGATGAAAACGCGATCACAATGCGCCTTTCCAGTTGGGTGGAGGAAATTGATCGACCGAAAAAGCTGCTTCGGCTTCAGGACGGTTCATCACTTTCCTATGACACGCTCGTGCTTGCCACCGGTTCGACGCCGCGCGGATTGCCGCAGGAAATTGGCGGCAATCTGGCTGGTGTCTACACGATCCGCAACAAGGCCGATGCTGACCGCCTGGCTGAGGTGATGAAACCAGGGCGGCGGCTGTTGATCATAGGGGGCGGCTATATTGGCCTGGAGGCTGCTGCCGTGGCGCGCCATCTCGGCCTTGAGGTCACTGTGATCGAAATGGCCGACCGCATTCTTGCGCGTGTTGCTGCAAAGGAGACTGCCGATTTCATACGTGCCGTTCACCAGGGCCATGGCGTGATGATTCGCGAAAACATGGGCTTGAAACGCCTGCTGGGTAAGAATGATATCGTGACCGCAGCCGAGCTTTCAGATGGCAGCAGGCTTGATGTCGATCTGGTGATCGTCGGTATCGGCGCTACCGCCAATGACGGATTGGCACGCAACGCCGGACTGAATGTACAGAATGGCATTATTGTCGACAGCTATGCCCGGACATCCGATCCTAACATATTCGCCGCAGGCGATTGCGCGCTGCTTCCTTGGGGTGAGGGGGCTGTCCGGCTGGAATCAGTTCAGAATGCCGTCGATCAAGGGGAAGCCATCGCCATGGTACTCGCAGGTGGGACAACGCCCTACACGCCAAAACCATGGTTCTGGTCGGATCAATACGATCTGAAACTGCAAATCGCCGGGCTTAACTTGGGCTATGACGAGACGATTATAAGACCGGGCATGCGCGAGGGTAGCCTGTCCGTCTGGTATTATCGCCAGGACCGTTTCCTTGCGGTCGATGCCATCAATGATGCCAAGGCCTATGTCACGGCCAAAAAGCTTCTGGAAGCCGGCGGGTCCGCCGATAAGGCAATCATTGGTAATCCGCAGGAAGATTTAAAGCAGTTGCTGGCCTGA
- a CDS encoding porin — protein MNIKGLLLGSAAALAAVSGAQAADAIVAAAPEPAEYVRVCDAFGTGYFYIPGTETCLKMSGYVRFEVQGASNNSLGDDRNWNARTRGLVTFDAKNDSELGTIGSTITVRTWADENGGSLELDEAFITVAGFQVGSFYNPWDSDLSGETDDIGSNRLNSIAYKYKADNFFVYGSVDELTGYYSRTPAAGSDPYSKNNRVGLEAQIGTTYGPVTANLLGSWDFATSNGAVRGLATAEVGPGEFGIAAIYSTGASTYYDLSKWTVAAQYAAKITDKLSLTPGVQYWGETQVDTDGDYFGRDIWRAGLTVDYKLAEGLTTKVSAQYQDHDWDGNDDVWTGFVRLERKF, from the coding sequence ATGAATATTAAGGGCCTTCTTCTCGGCTCCGCTGCGGCTCTCGCAGCAGTATCTGGCGCACAGGCTGCTGACGCCATTGTTGCCGCTGCCCCTGAACCTGCTGAATACGTCCGCGTTTGCGATGCTTTCGGCACTGGCTACTTCTACATCCCCGGCACTGAAACCTGCTTGAAGATGAGCGGCTACGTTCGTTTTGAAGTTCAGGGCGCAAGCAACAACAGCCTGGGCGATGATCGTAACTGGAACGCTCGTACGCGTGGCCTCGTTACTTTTGATGCCAAGAACGATTCCGAACTCGGCACAATCGGCTCCACCATCACGGTCCGCACCTGGGCTGATGAAAACGGCGGCAGCCTCGAACTCGACGAAGCCTTCATCACTGTTGCTGGCTTCCAGGTTGGTTCCTTCTACAATCCTTGGGATAGCGATCTGTCCGGCGAAACCGACGATATCGGTTCGAACCGTCTGAACTCGATTGCTTACAAGTACAAGGCTGACAATTTCTTCGTATACGGTTCGGTTGACGAACTGACGGGTTACTACAGCCGTACTCCGGCTGCTGGCTCGGATCCGTACAGCAAGAACAACCGCGTTGGTCTTGAAGCTCAGATCGGCACGACCTACGGTCCGGTTACCGCAAACCTGCTCGGTTCTTGGGACTTCGCAACCAGCAATGGTGCAGTCCGCGGCTTGGCAACAGCTGAAGTTGGTCCTGGCGAATTCGGTATCGCTGCGATCTACTCGACCGGCGCAAGCACCTATTACGACCTCAGCAAGTGGACTGTTGCTGCTCAGTACGCTGCAAAGATCACTGACAAGTTGAGCCTGACTCCTGGCGTTCAGTACTGGGGCGAAACTCAGGTTGACACCGATGGCGATTACTTCGGTCGCGACATCTGGAGAGCTGGTCTGACGGTTGACTACAAGCTGGCTGAAGGCCTGACCACTAAGGTTTCGGCTCAGTACCAGGACCACGATTGGGATGGCAACGACGACGTTTGGACGGGCTTTGTTCGTCTGGAACGCAAGTTCTGA
- a CDS encoding porin codes for MNIKSLLLGSAAALAAVSGAQAADAIVAAAPEPAEYVRVCDAFGTGYFYIPGTETCLRVKGYVRFEVQGNSNDGDSSWSGNRDWNARTRGLVTFDAKNDSEIGTIGSTITVRTWADENGGSLELDEAFITVAGFQIGEFYNYFDTGLSGETDDLGSNRLNSIAYNYKSDTFFAGIAVDELTGYYSRSRDLSQADAYGQNKRVGIEGQVGGSFGPVTATLLGGWDAVANDGAVRLLATANLGPGVLGVAGLYSTGVSAYYDKAEWTVAAEYAAKITDKLTLTPGVQYFANTQVDGSGDYTGRDIWKGGLTLDYKLAEGLTTKVSAQYQDHAWSNSDDVWSGFVRLQRSF; via the coding sequence ATGAACATCAAGAGCCTTCTTCTCGGCTCCGCTGCGGCTCTCGCAGCAGTATCCGGCGCCCAGGCAGCAGACGCTATCGTTGCTGCTGCTCCGGAACCAGCTGAATACGTCCGCGTTTGCGACGCCTTCGGCACTGGCTACTTCTACATCCCCGGCACCGAAACCTGCCTTCGCGTTAAGGGCTATGTCCGTTTCGAAGTTCAGGGCAACAGCAACGACGGCGACTCGTCCTGGTCGGGTAACCGCGACTGGAACGCTCGTACTCGTGGCCTCGTCACTTTCGACGCCAAGAACGACTCTGAAATCGGCACGATCGGTTCCACCATCACTGTCCGCACCTGGGCTGATGAAAACGGCGGCAGCCTCGAGCTGGACGAAGCCTTCATCACTGTTGCTGGCTTCCAGATCGGTGAATTCTACAACTACTTCGATACGGGTCTCTCCGGCGAAACCGACGACCTCGGCTCGAACCGTCTGAACTCGATCGCTTACAACTACAAGTCCGACACCTTCTTCGCTGGCATCGCTGTCGACGAACTGACCGGCTACTACAGCCGTTCGCGTGACCTCAGCCAGGCTGATGCTTACGGCCAGAACAAGCGCGTTGGCATTGAAGGCCAGGTTGGCGGTTCTTTCGGTCCAGTAACAGCAACCCTGCTGGGTGGCTGGGACGCAGTTGCTAACGACGGCGCTGTTCGTCTGCTCGCAACCGCAAACCTCGGTCCTGGCGTCCTCGGCGTCGCTGGCCTGTACTCGACCGGCGTTTCCGCTTACTACGACAAGGCTGAGTGGACTGTTGCTGCCGAATACGCAGCAAAGATCACCGACAAGCTGACCCTGACTCCTGGCGTTCAGTACTTCGCTAACACCCAGGTTGACGGCAGCGGCGATTACACCGGCCGTGACATCTGGAAGGGTGGCTTGACGCTGGACTATAAGCTGGCTGAAGGCTTGACAACCAAGGTTTCCGCTCAGTACCAGGATCATGCCTGGAGCAACAGCGACGACGTATGGTCTGGCTTCGTTCGCTTGCAGCGTTCGTTCTAA
- a CDS encoding alpha/beta fold hydrolase, which produces MQHLENGTFQDRTVTAADGIQLFVRDYQASSDTHLASLPPVVCLPGLTRNHRDFTPLAQRLAAGGRRVICIDSRGRGGSGRDPDPKNYNLLTEMADVVAALDELAIAQADFIGTSRGGLLLHFLAVMHSSRTRRVILNDVGPVLEKEGLIAIRDYLGSGGGPRTWADCPAYLKSVHGLTFPVLEQQDWEDMAQALYRDENGIPVADYDPAIAAQISSIDFSKPIPDLWVQYEALAPFPLLIIRGEHSQLLSKQASESMIARHPSASLVIAKGQGHAPLLHLMPLADEIERFLSGR; this is translated from the coding sequence ATGCAACACCTGGAGAATGGGACCTTTCAAGACCGGACGGTTACAGCCGCCGACGGTATCCAACTGTTCGTGCGCGATTACCAAGCCAGCAGCGATACTCATCTGGCCTCCCTGCCCCCGGTCGTCTGCCTGCCCGGCCTGACCCGCAATCACCGTGATTTCACGCCCCTGGCGCAACGGCTTGCTGCGGGCGGAAGACGGGTGATCTGCATCGATTCGCGCGGCCGTGGCGGCTCTGGGCGAGATCCGGACCCGAAGAACTACAATCTTTTGACGGAAATGGCCGATGTGGTCGCAGCGCTGGATGAGCTGGCCATCGCTCAGGCGGATTTTATCGGCACATCCAGAGGCGGGCTTCTGCTGCACTTCCTGGCCGTCATGCATTCAAGCCGTACTCGCCGCGTGATTCTCAACGATGTGGGACCGGTTCTCGAAAAAGAGGGCCTGATCGCCATCCGTGATTACTTGGGCAGTGGTGGCGGACCAAGGACCTGGGCCGATTGCCCCGCCTATCTCAAATCCGTGCATGGCTTGACGTTTCCGGTGCTGGAACAGCAGGACTGGGAAGACATGGCGCAAGCACTCTACCGGGACGAAAACGGCATTCCCGTCGCCGACTACGATCCCGCGATTGCCGCGCAAATCTCCAGCATCGATTTCAGCAAGCCCATCCCGGATCTATGGGTGCAATACGAGGCGCTGGCCCCCTTCCCCCTGCTGATCATTCGCGGTGAGCATTCGCAACTGCTATCGAAGCAGGCAAGCGAATCAATGATCGCTCGCCATCCATCGGCCAGCCTGGTCATCGCCAAGGGCCAGGGCCACGCGCCCTTGCTGCACCTCATGCCGCTTGCAGACGAGATCGAGCGGTTCCTGAGCGGCAGGTAA